The Alosa sapidissima isolate fAloSap1 chromosome 8, fAloSap1.pri, whole genome shotgun sequence genome contains a region encoding:
- the sub1b gene encoding SUB1 regulator of transcription b: MPKSKEVLSTTSGSDSDSEVEKKAKRKKPSVPEKPAKKQKSGGETSKAGGSSRADGNKDDNLFQIGKMRYVSVRDFKGKVLIDVREYWMDQAGEMKPGKKGISLNPEQWNQLKEQMSDIDDAIRRL, from the exons ATGcccaagtcaaaggaggtgctgTCCACCACATCAGGAAGCGATTCAGACAGTGAAGTGGAGAAAAAG GCAAAGAGAAAGAAGCCAAGTGTCCCTGAGAAACCTGCGAAGAAGcagaagagtggaggagagaccTCCAAGGCCGGCGGCTCCTCAAGGGCTGATGGAAATAAAGACGACAACTTATTCCAG ATTGGAAAGATGAGGTATGTCAGTGTCAGAGATTTTAAAGGCAAAGTCCTGATTGACGTTCGAGAGTACTGGATGGACCAAGCAGGTGAAATGAAACCTGGCAAAAAAG GTATTTCCTTGAACCCAGAGCAGTGGAACCAGCTGAAGGAACAAATGTCTGACATCGATGATGCAATCAGAAGATTATAA